From a single Eremothecium sinecaudum strain ATCC 58844 chromosome III, complete sequence genomic region:
- the POL5 gene encoding DNA-directed DNA polymerase (Syntenic homolog of Ashbya gossypii ACR020C; Syntenic homolog of Saccharomyces cerevisiae YEL055C (POL5)) — translation MTKQVNRDSFYRLASDLESERVKGAVTLVNDLSERAVNDEDASEWDYVLHRLIKGLASSNQSARLGFSTCLAEVVALSIKKGHLKSIDEYIALMLKLLSKEKVKNGNEERGKLFGRLFGLQTLLNEPLFSIAFKVEKGSISNEFVVSFTRHLSELAHSKPWLREPCLFTLYQTVEKLAGFFDESMLRSMFNILDEYQFTLTNEGLTIYLHLLYKCEETRKITENTDLLSNLDLRTNWKNNNPLASGNAKLLVSVLKDVVPAESDGLKQKGSWAPRLHFVWDIILPLICRVRETRENDAHVSKKRKKRQKLTEIQFPEFWQTVVEEVFFSEKASSERKYLGILILEKTIQIIPQELVQQVFSKNVMRTLINQSVDSKRNLHKITSNLLNQIGIVCEKQPNKTVNIIESLWFGPNGTINFDRLTKSKTVHGILISRSIDDGILATLVACILKNIQKEHDNFQITTFGLDTLLHIVKGHRSKASFVWLEQLLQYIVKLAFFDLNDKIGPHSQTNNEELQSLAKERLFSILGELIPLSKSTNSTTWSYVTLQILLTNAKTATLSLKLDKELEEVAKKALETLVNIRADYNNPEADLKLKSLEQLLSVCLLQLYAGDTDAVSVLEELISFYSKSGNEVNTLVGLTELLLSMLAQKKAMLRKLSMLVWESLVVDVGKEQLEILVEVLSARENKEGFASLFEAADEYVDISEDEDSNSECDSHHVHVHGSEGENERKETEDYEDSGSGSDSGSESNSEEDDESTSDAEQGDDVARIDKETTSALATALKLPDNILKDNGDIGYNIEDDGEESEEESMDDEAMLELDDQLSAIFKRRNEALHKVQTGNQRKLEVKELRESVISFKHRILDMLEIYYKHIDRTINCSEKCTSRMCYDLLSTIKPLIKCMQQTTDKALADKSARLLKANVCKLKVSYISKDVDGEHIISYLKDLHSSAIASKPGQFPNLYYSTCSTTSLFLAKVLNAVSNNESSYASLIDIYAESMKNWVSNGKFGRSFFIDFVNWLESKKSKN, via the coding sequence ATGACAAAGCAAGTCAATAGAGACTCTTTTTACAGGCTAGCTTCAGACTTAGAATCTGAACGCGTGAAAGGAGCTGTAACTTTAGTTAATGATCTCTCTGAAAGAGCTGTTAACGATGAAGATGCAAGTGAATGGGACTATGTTTTGCACAGACTGATTAAAGGTTTGGCTTCTAGTAACCAAAGTGCACGCTTAGGTTTTTCTACATGTTTAGCTGAAGTTGTGGCGCTGTCTATAAAAAAAGGCCATCTCAAAAGCATTGACGAGTATATTGCCTTGATGTTGAAACTACTATCAAAGGAGAAAGTGAAGAACGGTAACGAAGAGCGCGGTAAACTCTTTGGGAGGCTTTTTGGACTTCAAACCTTGTTAAACGAACCTTTGTTCTCCATAGCATTTAAAGTCGAGAAAGGTTCTATCTCGAATGAGTTTGTTGTGTCCTTTACACGTCATTTGTCTGAACTTGCCCATAGCAAGCCATGGCTGAGAGAACCTTGCTTATTTACGCTTTATCAAACTGTTGAAAAATTGGCGGGCTTTTTTGATGAATCTATGCTGCGCTCAATGTTTAATATTCTAGATGAGTACCAGTTTACGCTTACGAACGAAGGGCTTACAATATACTTGCATCTACTCTATAAATGTGAAGAAACCCGGAAAATTACTGAAAATACCGATTTATTATCTAACTTAGATTTGCGTACCAATTGGAAGAACAATAACCCTCTAGCGAGTGGCAACGCAAAGTTATTGGTTTCAGTTTTAAAAGATGTTGTTCCGGCTGAATCTGATGGGCTTAAACAAAAAGGTTCTTGGGCACCAAGGTTGCATTTTGTTTGGGATATTATATTACCATTAATATGTCGTGTTAGGGAGACTCGTGAAAATGATGCTCATGTATCgaagaagagaaagaagaggCAAAAGTTGACCGAAATACAGTTCCCAGAGTTCTGGCAAACTGTTGTGGAAGAAGTATTTTTTAGTGAAAAGGCTTCAAGTGAGAGGAAGTATCTAGGTATACTAATTCTGGAGAAAACTATACAAATTATTCCTCAAGAGTTAGTTCAACAAgtattttcaaaaaatgTTATGAGAACATTAATAAATCAGTCAGTTGATTCTAAGAGAAATCTGCACAAGATAACAAGTAATTTATTGAACCAAATTGGAATTGTCTGTGAGAAGCAGCCAAATAAAACCGTAAATATCATAGAATCCCTATGGTTTGGTCCCAATGGTACGATCAATTTTGATAGGCTTACAAAATCGAAGACAGTTCATGGAATTTTAATATCGAGGTCAATAGATGATGGAATTTTAGCTACATTGGTGGCCTGTATCTTAAAGAACATCCAAAAGGAACACGATAATTTTCAGATTACCACATTCGGTTTAGATACCCTATTGCATATTGTAAAGGGCCATAGATCGAAGGCAAGTTTTGTATGGCTGGAGCAACTGTTACAATATATTGTAAAATTAGCTTTCTTCGACTTGAATGACAAGATTGGTCCACATTCCCAAACGAATAATGAAGAACTTCAGAGTTTGGCAAAGGAAAGGCTATTTTCAATTCTTGGTGAATTGATTCCACTTTCTAAGAGTACTAATAGCACCACGTGGTCATATGTTACCTTGCAGATATTACTAACCAATGCGAAGACAGCCACACTATCATTGAAGCTCGACAAAGagcttgaagaagttgCAAAGAAGGCTCTAGAAACCTTGGTAAACATTAGAGCTGATTATAATAACCCAGAAGCAGATTTAAAGTTGAAGTCCTTGGAACAGCTTTTATCAGTGTGTCTTCTACAACTTTATGCAGGAGATACTGATGCTGTGTCGGTATTAGAAGAATTGATTAGCTTTTATTCGAAATCTGGTAACGAAGTTAACACTTTAGTAGGACTCACAGAATTGTTACTTTCTATGCTCGCGCAAAAGAAAGCAATGTTAAGAAAACTGTCAATGCTTGTGTGGGAATCATTAGTTGTAGATGTCGGTAAGGAACAGCTAGAAATTTTAGTGGAAGTTTTATCTGCAAGGGAAAATAAGGAAGGATTTGCTTCTTTATTCGAGGCCGCTGATGAATATGTAGACATTTCAGAAGATGAGGACAGCAACAGTGAATGCGATAGCCATCATGTTCATGTTCATGGCTCAGAAGGAGAAAACGAACGTAAAGAAACGGAAGATTACGAAGATAGTGGCAGTGGCAGTGACAGTGGCAGTGAAAGTAACAGcgaagaagatgatgaaaGTACTAGTGATGCCGAACAAGGTGATGATGTCGCGAGAATAGACAAGGAAACTACAAGCGCACTTGCCACTGCGTTGAAACTTCCAGACAACATTTTAAAGGATAATGGAGATATCGGTTACAATATAGAAGATGATGGCGAAGAAAGTGAAGAAGAGTCTATGGATGACGAGGCCATGTTGGAATTGGATGATCAACTGTCCGCGATATTTAAACGCCGCAATGAGGCTCTTCATAAAGTACAAACTGGTAATCAAAGAAAGCTTGAAGTGAAAGAATTACGGGAATCTGTTATTTCATTTAAGCATAGAATTTTGGACATGCTGGAGATATATTATAAACACATCGATCGTACCATAAATTGCAGTGAAAAGTGTACGTCTCGAATGTGTTACGATTTACTATCAACAATAAAGCCTCTCATTAAATGTATGCAGCAGACTACGGATAAAGCGCTCGCCGATAAGTCTGCAAGGTTATTAAAGGCTAATGTTTGCAAACTAAAGGTAAGTTATATTTCTAAAGATGTAGATGGAGAACACATCATAAGTTACTTAAAAGACCTACATTCTTCTGCAATTGCTTCAAAACCAGGGCAATTCCCTAATTTGTATTACTCCACCTGCTCCACTACGTCACTTTTCTTGGCAAAAGTTCTCAATGCGGTCTCTAATAATGAATCATCTTATGCCTCATTAATCGATATCTACGCAGAAAGTATGAAGAATTGGGTTAGCAACGGTAAATTTGGGCGTTCATTCTTCATTGATTTCGTCAATTGGTTGGAATCTAAGAAATCAAAAAACTAG